The genomic segment ACAAGGCTTATGTCAAGGAGCTGTCTGTTTTCCACGCTCCTTTCCCAGTTTTTCCAGCCCTCCAGCCATGTTCTGAGTTTTTCTATTGCCTCCCTGAGGCTTCCCTCCTCTCTCTCAAGACCACAGCTCTCCCAAATGAGCCTTCTGAGCTCTTCAAAGTTGTATGGGGGTTTCTGCCTCCCTTCCTTCTGAGAGGTGAAATCTGCATAAGAGGGTTTTAGAAATTCAAGGTCGTGGAATACTCTGTAGGCGGTTCTGTATCCGAAGACCACACCCTCAAGAAGAGAGTTAGAAGCAAGCCTGTTAGCTCCATGAACACCGGTGCAGGCACATTCACCCACCGCGTAAAGTCCGGGGAAAGTGGTTCTTCCATAAGAGTCCACTTCTATACCACCTATAAAGTAGTGAGCAGCCGGCGTTATGGGTATGGGCTGGATGTCCGGGTCATAGCCCCTCTCTTTCAGCATTGAATATATGGTAGGAAACCTCTGGGACAGGTTCATGCCCCTTTCCTTCAATGGTCTCATATCAAGGAACACCTCATCCCCCTCTCTGAGCTTCCTGTATATTGCCCTCGCCACCACGTCTCTGGGCTGGAGTTCATCAACGAACCTTTCTCCCTTCTGGTCCACAAGCACAGCACCCTCACCCCTTACCGCCTCAGATATGAGTATGTTTGTGTTCCTTACTACAGTAGGATGGAACTGAACAAACTCGGCGTTCAGGAGTGTTAACCCTTTCCTAAGGGCAATCCCCATTGCATCACCCCTTACTTTCACGGGGTTTGAAGTATGCAGAAACATGCTGGCTGCACCGCCTGTTGCCAGAACTAGGGCGGATGTCTTTATGAGCTTTAAATTCCCCTCATAGTAAAGAATCCCCTCCACCTTATCCTCACCCAGAACCTCTTGAAGCTCACCCATGATAACCCTTATGCCCATATCCCTGACCTTCTTCAGGAGAGCATCGTATATGGCCTTTCCTGTATAGTCTTTAACTTTGTAGACCCTCGGGAAGGAGTGTCCACCCTCTATGGTGGTATCCTCGTCAAAGGTAACACCCCATCTTCTGAGGTCTGCAAGCCTTTGAATACCCTCATCTACGAGAACCCTGAGCGTATCCTCCCTGCAAAGGCCTCTGCCCGCCCTCTGGGTATCAAGCATGTGAAGGTATGGGCTGTCCTGCGGGTGCACGGCACATGCTATGCCCCCCTGAGAGTAGTAAGTGTTTCCTATGCCCCTTGTGAGAATCAGGGGCTCAACGCCAAGCTCTTTGAGCACTATGGCGGTTGTGAGCCCTCCTATGCCACTCCCGCATACCACCACAGAGGCAGTCTCAGGGGGAAGCTTTGAGGTATCAAAGCTAAGAAAATACGCCATGCTTTCTGTATACTTCCACTATTAGGTCGGCAAGCCTTTTGGGGTCATGCCTGACAAAGTCCTCCTTCTCACCTATAAGGTCTTCCGCATAGACCTCTATTCCCTCCCTTGCTATCCTCGCTATGTCTGGAATAACAGGCTCCTGCCTCTGTGCCATGTATCTTCTCAGCACCTGGTCAGAAGGCATCTTGGTGTTTACCAAGGCCACATCTACCTTCTCAATGCCTGTGTATTCTCTAAAGGCCCTTATGTGGTCATAGGCAGTAAAGCCGTCCGTTTCACCGGGCTGGGTCATGGCGTTGACCACAAAGACCTTTAGAGCAGGAGAATGAAGGACTGCCTCTCTTATATCAGATATGAGCAGGTTGGGGATTATGCTGGTATAAAGGCTCCCCGGACCAAAGACCACCATGTCAGCAGATTCTATTTTTGCTACTGCATCTATGGGAGCCTTTACACCCTGAGGCTCTATCCATATCTTTTTGAGCCTGACGCCATCGGACTTTCCATATTCGGTTATTTCTTCCTCACCACAGAGCATTCTGCCGTCGCTAAACTCTGCACAGAGCTGAACGCTTTCAAGGGTTGCGGGTATTATCTCTCCCCTAGTCCTGAGTATCTGAGAGGCTATGTTTACCGCATGCATAAAACTGCCCGTTATCTCTGTGAGGGCAACAAGAAAAAGGTTTCCAAAGGCATGTCCATCAAGCTCTCCACCCCTGAACCTAAACTGAAAAAGTTCCCTTATTATCTCTTCACTTTCTGACAGAGCCACTATACAGTTTCTTATGTCCCCAGGAGCTGGCACGTTGTAGAGTTTTCTGAGCCTTCCGGTGCTCCCACCGCTGTCTGCCACAGTAACTATGGCGGAAAGGTCCTCTATTTCCCTGCCCACCTTTTCCTTGAGACCTCTCAGAAGGGTGGAAAGCCCCGTTCCTCCTCCTACGGCTACAAGCCTCATACCTACCTCCTTGAAATCTTCACAGGTCTGAAATATTTTAAACCATTATGGTAAAGCTGAACTTAAAGGAAATATTCAAGACCAGGAACAGGTTTTCGCAGAGCTACCTTTTCAAACCTGAGGATATAAAACTGCCTCCGGACCTCGGCGAGATAAGGGAGCCCATTAGCCTGTACGTGGAAATAACAAAGGAAAGGGGTGGATACAGGGTATACATGGAGATTGAAGGATATGTGGTGCTTGAGTGCAGCCGGTGCCTTACCATATACCAAAAGGATATTGGCAGAAGTGAGTCTATAAGAATAGAGCCATATCCCACCAGAGATGTGCTTTATCTGAAGCCCTCAGAGCTTGAAGTATCCTTTTTTGAAGATGAGGAGGCCTTTGACCTTACACAGCTACTCAGGGAGCAGATAATCCTCAGTATACCCACAAAGCCCTTGTGCAGCCCCGACTGCATGGCCGGTTTTCAGGAACAGCTTGAAAGCAGAGTTACAACGCTCGGTGACCTTCTTAAGAAGAGCAATATGTTATAATACAATCTTCACTATACCTTACGGAGGCTGTGAAATGGCGGTTCCAAAGAGAAAGACTTCAAAATGGAGAAGAGACCAGAGAAGGGCCCAGAATTTCTTCTCTAAGTTGAAGAGTGGGTCGCTCGCAAACTGCCCCAACTGCGGTGAGCTAATGATGCCCCACAGAGCATGCCCTTACTGCGGATACTACAAGGGTAGAGAAGTTCTCAAGACTTCATGACAAGAATAGCGGTTGACTGTATGGGGGGGGACTATGCCCCAGAGGAGATAGTAAAAGGCTGTATTCTTGCATACAGAGAGCTGGGCCTTGAAAGTGTGCTTGTGGGTGATGAGGAGAAAATAAGGCGTGTGCTCGAGAGGGAAAAGTTTGATAGTCTTGAGATAGTGCATGCACCTGATTTGGTGCAGATGCATGAACCACCCTCCAATGTGCTTAAAAAGAAGCTCTCTTCTCTCTTTGTGGCCGGTAAGCTGGTAAGAGAGGGTCTTGCGGATGGGCTTGTATCAGCAGGAAATACAGGTGCAGTTCTTACTGTAGGTAAGTTCGTTATTGGTTCTATTGAGGAACTGGAGCGTCCTGCCATAGGGGTTGCCCTTCCGAACCCTAAGGGGAAAACGGTCCTTATTGACGTGGGTGCTAATGTGGATTGCAAGCCAAAGCATCTTCTCCACTTTGCAGTCATAGGACACACCTACGCCGAGGAGATACTTGGTATAAAAAACCCCAGGGTGGGTATTCTCAGCATAGGAGAAGAAGAGGGCAAGGGCAATGAGCTGGTAAAGGAAACATACCCCCTTCTGAAGGCGAGCAGACTTAACTTTCTGGGCAATGCAGAAGGCAGGGACATATACGCAGGCACCTTTGATGTGATAGTGTGCGACGGCTTTGTGGGTAATGTTATACTCAAGGCAAGTGAGAGCCTTGGTTTTGCAGTGCTTCAGATGATAAAGGAAGAGGTGCAGAAAAGCCTCCTGGCAAAGCTGGGAGCAGTGCTTATGAAGCCTGCTCTCAACAACTTCAGGAAAAAGGCAGACTTCGCGGAGTATGGAGGCATACCCCTCCTGGGGGCTAAAAAGCCAGTCATAATAACCCACGGAAGGGCAAACGCAAAGGCCATAAGAAACGCCATAAGGGTTGCAAACGAATTTCTGACACATCACTTCAACGAAAGGCTTTCAGAGAACCTGAAAAATTTACTCCCACAAGAGGTAAAAGTCTGATGGGATTGACTATAAAGGGTATGGGCGACTATACGCCTCAGGAAGTGCTGACCAACTTTGACCTTGAAAAGCTTGTGGACACCTCCGACGACTGGATAACCACAAGGACTGGCATAAAAGAAAGGAGAATAGCAAAGTCCGAGACCCTGACTGAAATGGCTTACAGGGCAAGCCTTCAGGCACTTGAAGAAGCCGGTGTAAATCCAGAGGAGCTTGATGTAATAATTCTTGCAACCCTCACGCCTGACCTTGGCTTTCCCGCCAGCGCCTGTCTCCTGCAGGCAAGGCTCGGAGCTAGCAGGGCTTACGCCTTTGATATATCTGCAGCCTGCAGTGGCTTTCTCTACGGTCTTGAGATAGCAAACTCTATGATTTCATCCGGAAAGGCAAAGCACATACTCCTTGTGGGTGCAGAAAAGCTCTCTCAGATAGTGGACTGGACGGACAGGTCTACCTGTGTTCTCTTTGGCGATGGTGCAGGTGCAGTGCTTCTGAGTTCTGAAGGTGATGGTGAGCTTCTCTCTTCTGTGATGCGTTCCGACGGAAATTACTGGGAAATCCTTTATGCGGAGAGGTGTGGCTACATTAAGATGAAGGGAAAGGAGCTCTTTAAGCTGGCGGTGCGTTCCATGGCGGAGGTATGTGAAGAGGTCCTCCAGAGGGCTGGGGTTTCCATAGAAGAGGTGAGCCTTCTTGTGCCACATCAGGCAAACATAAGAATCGTGCAGGCTCTTGCCGAAAGACTGGGAGTGCCCACAGAGAAGGTATACTCCAATATACATAAATACGGAAACACAAGCGCCGCCTCCATTCCCATAGCTCTGCGTGAGGCATACAGAGAAGGAAGATTGAAGAAGGGCGACCTTGTTCTCCTGACTGCCATGGGCGGAGGGCTCACATGGGGAGCAAGCCTTCTGAGGTTCTGACTTGCGGTTTGATGCCATAGTTGTAGGCGGCGGTCCTGCCGGGGCCTCCTCCGCATACCACCTTTCCAGAAAGGGGCTGAAGGTCCTTCTCATTGAGAAAGAAAACCTCCCCAGGTTCAAACTCTGCGCAGGCTGTATTTCTGCGAGAGCCATTAGACTTCTGCCTGATGGATACCAGAGGTTGATACTTAACACCATAAGAGCCGGAAGGCTTGGATTCAGGGGCCTTGAGGAGACAAGAGCGGAGGCAGAAGGGGCTGTGGCCCACATAGTGGACAGAAGGGACTTTGACCACTTCCTGGTCTCAAAGGCTCTGGAGGCTGGTGCGGAGCTCCTCCGTGCAGAGTTTCTCGGCTTTGAGAGAGAGGATGAAGGCTACAGAGTATACACCTCATGGGGAACTTTTGAGGCAGACCTTCTTGTGGGTGCAGATGGCTTTTATTCAAAGGTGGCAAAGCTCTTGGGATACAGAAAAAAGAAATTTTTCAGAAGTCTTGAGCTCTTCACTGACGGGGACATGGAAGATGAAGTGCTGATTGAGACGGGGTATGTGGGAAGGGGATACCTCTGGGTTTTTCCTCATGGAGATGGCATAAGCCTCGGAGTCGCAAGCACCGGCAGGGAAGACCTGCTGAGAATTCTCAAGGATTACTCTGAAAAAAAGGGTATAAAATTCCACCATCCCAGGGGATGGCACATACCCTTTGTGGAAAGAGATGAAGACCTCCATGCAGGCAGAGAGAGGATACTGCTTGTGGGAGACGCCGCAAACATGACTGACCCACTTCTTGGCGAGGGAATATACTATGCCCTCTGGGGAGGTAAGCTCCTTGCGGAGGCAATAGTGGAAAACCCTTCGGAACCCGTAGGGGCCTACAGAAAAAGGCTGAGGCCCCTTGTGCAGGAGCTCGTGTATGCAGGAAGGATTGCAAGGCTTGCCTATGCCTTTCAGAGTATATCCTACAGAATGGGTAAGGATTTTGCTCTCAAGAGTTTTTATAAACTTCTGACAGGGGAGAAGAGCTACAGAGACCTTTACTGGAGAGGGTTGCCGGGCTTTCTAAAACACTTGACTAAGGCCTGGCTAGGAGGTATAATGAAGCCCCATGAGGGTGGTAATAGGGGCAGTGCTTCTGAACGTGGGACTTTCACTGGCAAACGCTGATGGAATTGTTCTAACCGCTCTGACCTACATGGAAAGACCCTATCAATTCGGTGCCAACGAGCTATACAGGATGGACTGCTCTGCCTTTGTTCAGAGAGTCTTTGAAGTAAACGGTATAAAGTTGCCAAGAAGCACTGCGGAACAGGCAAAGGTAGGAGTGCAGGTAGAACGGGACAGGCTAAGACCGGGAGACCTTCTCTTTTTCACCACCTACAGACCTGGACCATCCCATGTGGGCATATATTTGGGAAATGGTAGATTTGTGCATGCCAGCGAAAAGACAGGTATAACAGTAAGCAGAATTGATGAAACATACTGGCAGAGAAGGTTCCTCTTCGCAAGGAGGCTGGAACATAGCGCCAATGATTACGCAAGGCTTGAAGGAAGGCAAACAGCTCGCACCATAACCCCAGAGGGCGATGAGATTGGAGACCTCATCTTCATACTTTCTAACCGTTAATATACCTTCTTATCAGGCGCTCCCAGTTCTGCAGGGAATTAAGGTGGGCGTAGATTACTTTGAGATATCCCTTTTCTGAAAGCCATCTGAGGGTATCCCCAGAAAGTTCAAAAAGTCTTTTCTCATCCACCATGTTAAAGGAGACCTCTACCCCCTCATAGCTAACCCTCCCGCCCACCACAAGCCCAAGGTCAAAAAGAAGGTTGATAAACTCCTCTGTCTGAGCCTTACCCTCCTCAAGTTTGAGAGAGTAAACATAGAAACCCTGCTCAAAGCAGGAGTTTATCAGCTGACCCTCCCAGATGGGTTCTCCTTCCAGTTCAGAGAAGCCAGGGCAGGTAAGGTCAAGGGCAAGATAGCCTCCACTTATGAAAAAAGGATACTGCCTGCATGTGTAGGGCTTTTCCTCCTCTAGAAGACAGCCAACACCATCCTTTAGATATATACAGCCCTTCCAGTCTTCCTTTAGCCTGAAGTATGCACAAAAAAGCCTCTGCTCCTTGCCCTCCTGGTCTACTTCTATGTTTATGACCACTGGAAAATGTCTTGAGAGGGATACAACTTCCTCAAGAACTACAAAAGTTCTATCAGGAATAAGGCAACAGCTGTGGGGGCATGCACCTTTGAGACATGACCACTTGAGGTTTATGTGTTTTTCTTGGTCAAGAAGTATGGTATTGGAGAAGAGCTTCATCCACCCATTATCTCCTTTTCCTTAGCCTCTGCGAGCTGGTTTATCTCATCTATGTGTTTGTCAGTGAGCTTTTGTAGCTTTTCCAGAGCCCTCTTTATCTCATCCTCAGATACTCCCTCCAGCTCTTCAAGCATATCCTTCGCATCCCTCCTTATGTTCCTTACGGCTACCCTTGCCTCCTCCGCCATTTTATGGAGCATCTTGACAAGCTCTTTCCTTCTCTCCTGTGTAAGGGGCGGAAGTGTTATCCTGAGCACATTGCCCTGCCTCTGGGGAGTGAGGCTGAGGCTTTCCATTATTGCTTTCTCTACGCTTGACACGGCGTTTGCATCCCACAACTGGACGGTTATCTGGTTCACATCAGTTATACTTATACTTCCAAGCTGTTTCAGTGGAACTCTTGAGCCGTAATAATCAACTTTGAGCTCCTCCACCAGAGAGGTGCTTGCCCTACCAGTTCTCAGACCAGCTATTTCATTCTTAAAGTAGCTCACCGCCTTTTTCATGTCTTCTTCGACGCTCTTAAAAATATCCTCTATCATGCTCTAACCTCCTCTCGTGTATTCTTCTATCCTCCTCTTTGCAAGCTCCACATAGTCAGGGTTTATCTCATATCCCACATAGAACCTTTCACACATAAGACTTGCTATGGCGGTCTGTCCACTACCCATGAAGGGGTCAAGCACCACATCACCTTTAAAGGTGTATAGCTGAATGAGCCTGTAGGGAAGCTCAATGGGAAAAGGTGCAGGGTGCCCCACCCTTTTTGCGCTCTCACTTTTCATATACCACACGCTTCTCGTAAAACTCAAAAACTCTTCTCTGCTTATGGTGTTTTCTCCTGTAGTTTTTCTCTCAAAGAAGCCCTTTGAAAAGATAAGAATATATTCGTGCTCATCCCTTATCACAGGGTTTTTTGCACTAAGCCATGTGCCCCATGCAGTTGAAGGAGCTCCTCCCCCCTGTTTTACCCATATTATCTCACCCCGCATCAAAAAACCTATATCAAGCATATCCTGAATTATGTATGCGTGCAGAGGAATGTATGGTTTTCTACCGAGGTTTGCCACATTTATACACGCCCGCCCACCAGGAACAAGCACTCTATAAACCTCTTTCCAGACTCTTTTTAGAAAATCCCTGTATTCCTCAAGGCTCATATCCATGTCGTAATCCTTACCCACATTGTAGGGCGGAGAGGTTACCATGAGGTGGATGCTACTATCGGGGACTTCTGTTATGCTTTCAGAAGACTTACAGAAAATAGCGTTTTTTAATTCCTCCGGAAATGGATTTTCTACCTCCTTCTGCTTGCTTTCTAGATGCCCACTAAAATCAGTATATAGTCTTCTATTGTAAAAACTTGCCGAGTCGTGAGCTATCCTTCCAGCAGAGCCGAAGGAACTTGTCTTTGTGCCTCTTCTTAATCTTCTGCCCATATCTCTATCCAACGCGTATAAGGATTATAGTTAAGTTCTCCTTCTATTTTCCAGTCTATACTTATTTTAAACGGTGTTTTTTCTACACATGTTCTCAATGCATTAGCACTTATTTCTATGCCCCTTGGGTTCGTTCCCTGCTTCGGTAGTTTTATATATCCTTCTCTTCCAAGTTCCTCAAATACGGA from the Aquificaceae bacterium genome contains:
- the frr gene encoding ribosome recycling factor, whose translation is MIEDIFKSVEEDMKKAVSYFKNEIAGLRTGRASTSLVEELKVDYYGSRVPLKQLGSISITDVNQITVQLWDANAVSSVEKAIMESLSLTPQRQGNVLRITLPPLTQERRKELVKMLHKMAEEARVAVRNIRRDAKDMLEELEGVSEDEIKRALEKLQKLTDKHIDEINQLAEAKEKEIMGG
- a CDS encoding site-specific DNA-methyltransferase codes for the protein MGRRLRRGTKTSSFGSAGRIAHDSASFYNRRLYTDFSGHLESKQKEVENPFPEELKNAIFCKSSESITEVPDSSIHLMVTSPPYNVGKDYDMDMSLEEYRDFLKRVWKEVYRVLVPGGRACINVANLGRKPYIPLHAYIIQDMLDIGFLMRGEIIWVKQGGGAPSTAWGTWLSAKNPVIRDEHEYILIFSKGFFERKTTGENTISREEFLSFTRSVWYMKSESAKRVGHPAPFPIELPYRLIQLYTFKGDVVLDPFMGSGQTAIASLMCERFYVGYEINPDYVELAKRRIEEYTRGG
- a CDS encoding YvcK family protein; this encodes MRLVAVGGGTGLSTLLRGLKEKVGREIEDLSAIVTVADSGGSTGRLRKLYNVPAPGDIRNCIVALSESEEIIRELFQFRFRGGELDGHAFGNLFLVALTEITGSFMHAVNIASQILRTRGEIIPATLESVQLCAEFSDGRMLCGEEEITEYGKSDGVRLKKIWIEPQGVKAPIDAVAKIESADMVVFGPGSLYTSIIPNLLISDIREAVLHSPALKVFVVNAMTQPGETDGFTAYDHIRAFREYTGIEKVDVALVNTKMPSDQVLRRYMAQRQEPVIPDIARIAREGIEVYAEDLIGEKEDFVRHDPKRLADLIVEVYRKHGVFS
- a CDS encoding FAD-binding protein; translation: MAYFLSFDTSKLPPETASVVVCGSGIGGLTTAIVLKELGVEPLILTRGIGNTYYSQGGIACAVHPQDSPYLHMLDTQRAGRGLCREDTLRVLVDEGIQRLADLRRWGVTFDEDTTIEGGHSFPRVYKVKDYTGKAIYDALLKKVRDMGIRVIMGELQEVLGEDKVEGILYYEGNLKLIKTSALVLATGGAASMFLHTSNPVKVRGDAMGIALRKGLTLLNAEFVQFHPTVVRNTNILISEAVRGEGAVLVDQKGERFVDELQPRDVVARAIYRKLREGDEVFLDMRPLKERGMNLSQRFPTIYSMLKERGYDPDIQPIPITPAAHYFIGGIEVDSYGRTTFPGLYAVGECACTGVHGANRLASNSLLEGVVFGYRTAYRVFHDLEFLKPSYADFTSQKEGRQKPPYNFEELRRLIWESCGLEREEGSLREAIEKLRTWLEGWKNWERSVENRQLLDISLVALATLNSALWREESRGVHYRRDFPGEREEFRRDSFYRLDVEL
- the plsX gene encoding phosphate acyltransferase PlsX; this translates as MTRIAVDCMGGDYAPEEIVKGCILAYRELGLESVLVGDEEKIRRVLEREKFDSLEIVHAPDLVQMHEPPSNVLKKKLSSLFVAGKLVREGLADGLVSAGNTGAVLTVGKFVIGSIEELERPAIGVALPNPKGKTVLIDVGANVDCKPKHLLHFAVIGHTYAEEILGIKNPRVGILSIGEEEGKGNELVKETYPLLKASRLNFLGNAEGRDIYAGTFDVIVCDGFVGNVILKASESLGFAVLQMIKEEVQKSLLAKLGAVLMKPALNNFRKKADFAEYGGIPLLGAKKPVIITHGRANAKAIRNAIRVANEFLTHHFNERLSENLKNLLPQEVKV
- a CDS encoding C40 family peptidase, with the translated sequence MRVVIGAVLLNVGLSLANADGIVLTALTYMERPYQFGANELYRMDCSAFVQRVFEVNGIKLPRSTAEQAKVGVQVERDRLRPGDLLFFTTYRPGPSHVGIYLGNGRFVHASEKTGITVSRIDETYWQRRFLFARRLEHSANDYARLEGRQTARTITPEGDEIGDLIFILSNR
- a CDS encoding geranylgeranyl reductase family protein, whose protein sequence is MRFDAIVVGGGPAGASSAYHLSRKGLKVLLIEKENLPRFKLCAGCISARAIRLLPDGYQRLILNTIRAGRLGFRGLEETRAEAEGAVAHIVDRRDFDHFLVSKALEAGAELLRAEFLGFEREDEGYRVYTSWGTFEADLLVGADGFYSKVAKLLGYRKKKFFRSLELFTDGDMEDEVLIETGYVGRGYLWVFPHGDGISLGVASTGREDLLRILKDYSEKKGIKFHHPRGWHIPFVERDEDLHAGRERILLVGDAANMTDPLLGEGIYYALWGGKLLAEAIVENPSEPVGAYRKRLRPLVQELVYAGRIARLAYAFQSISYRMGKDFALKSFYKLLTGEKSYRDLYWRGLPGFLKHLTKAWLGGIMKPHEGGNRGSASERGTFTGKR
- a CDS encoding YceD family protein, with translation MVKLNLKEIFKTRNRFSQSYLFKPEDIKLPPDLGEIREPISLYVEITKERGGYRVYMEIEGYVVLECSRCLTIYQKDIGRSESIRIEPYPTRDVLYLKPSELEVSFFEDEEAFDLTQLLREQIILSIPTKPLCSPDCMAGFQEQLESRVTTLGDLLKKSNML
- a CDS encoding SapC family protein, translated to MKLFSNTILLDQEKHINLKWSCLKGACPHSCCLIPDRTFVVLEEVVSLSRHFPVVINIEVDQEGKEQRLFCAYFRLKEDWKGCIYLKDGVGCLLEEEKPYTCRQYPFFISGGYLALDLTCPGFSELEGEPIWEGQLINSCFEQGFYVYSLKLEEGKAQTEEFINLLFDLGLVVGGRVSYEGVEVSFNMVDEKRLFELSGDTLRWLSEKGYLKVIYAHLNSLQNWERLIRRYING
- a CDS encoding beta-ketoacyl-ACP synthase III; translated protein: MGLTIKGMGDYTPQEVLTNFDLEKLVDTSDDWITTRTGIKERRIAKSETLTEMAYRASLQALEEAGVNPEELDVIILATLTPDLGFPASACLLQARLGASRAYAFDISAACSGFLYGLEIANSMISSGKAKHILLVGAEKLSQIVDWTDRSTCVLFGDGAGAVLLSSEGDGELLSSVMRSDGNYWEILYAERCGYIKMKGKELFKLAVRSMAEVCEEVLQRAGVSIEEVSLLVPHQANIRIVQALAERLGVPTEKVYSNIHKYGNTSAASIPIALREAYREGRLKKGDLVLLTAMGGGLTWGASLLRF
- the rpmF gene encoding 50S ribosomal protein L32, producing the protein MAVPKRKTSKWRRDQRRAQNFFSKLKSGSLANCPNCGELMMPHRACPYCGYYKGREVLKTS